CGAATTGATACCGATCATCCGGCCATATTTGTCGAGGAGCGGTCCGCCGGAATTTCCCGGGTTGATCGAGGCATCGGTCTGGATGGCGGCATCGATCGGCCGGTTGTTTCGCGCCCTTATCGGTCGCTGCAAGCCTGAGATCACGCCGGTCGTAAGCGTCCGATCAAGGCCGAACGGGTTTCCGATAGCGAGCACCTTTTGACCCACGGTGAGTTTGTCAGAATCGCCAAAGGGCACAACGGTCAGCGCACCCGCCGGGGCATCGACCTTGATCACCGCGAGGTCGGTGTCGGGATCGCCGCCAACGACCTTAGCCGGATAAACGCGTTCGCCCCCGAAATTCACGGTAACCTGTTGAGCGCCTTCGATAACGTGATAGTTAGTGAGAATATGGCCCTCATTATCGATCACCGAACCGCTTCCGTTGCCGCGGCCCTCCTGAACGTCACCCCACCAATTTTGCGAATAGGACGTCGTGTTGATAAATGCGACGCCGGGCGATATCGATCGGTAAACCTCGATATTGTTCTGTTCATCAGAGACCTGCGACGGATCGGTAATTGCGGCCGGAGCCGTTTCGGCAAGTGTCCGGCCGGGACCTTCGCTGCTCATCCAGAGATCGTTGAGTTTGTATAAAAGTGCGGTCACTCCGACTGCGATGAGAGCTGTGGCAAATGCAAGCAGTAATATCTGGCGTGCTGATAACTGATACACGGGTTTACTGTTCATGATTTTTCTTTCCTTCGATATTCGATCTTGCACTTTTGATGCAAAACAACGGCAAAATGTTGTGCTGTTCATTACGTGGCCATGCGTCCGAAAGTTCTTACAGACAAGGGTCTATAACAATAGCTTACCGCATTCGGTCCGCTTGATCATTTGTGTATTCGCGTCAGGCGAGGATA
The DNA window shown above is from Chloracidobacterium sp. and carries:
- a CDS encoding trypsin-like peptidase domain-containing protein, with the protein product MNSKPVYQLSARQILLLAFATALIAVGVTALLYKLNDLWMSSEGPGRTLAETAPAAITDPSQVSDEQNNIEVYRSISPGVAFINTTSYSQNWWGDVQEGRGNGSGSVIDNEGHILTNYHVIEGAQQVTVNFGGERVYPAKVVGGDPDTDLAVIKVDAPAGALTVVPFGDSDKLTVGQKVLAIGNPFGLDRTLTTGVISGLQRPIRARNNRPIDAAIQTDASINPGNSGGPLLDKYGRMIGINSQILSPAGGSVGVGFAVPVNTAKRVIPQLLQFGEVRRPKLGADLRPVEDIAAQGYRLPVREGLLVAAVMPGGAAANANIRGLSRDSDGSMLLGDIIVSVDGEKMNSTDDLYRLLDKKQFGQTIQVEIYRAGSTTTVPVRLTAPPSQSRTTRRLQ